One region of Mucilaginibacter gotjawali genomic DNA includes:
- a CDS encoding SGNH/GDSL hydrolase family protein: MFKINLTKAFLLTVLTGAICVYSSSAQTVKQNLNIVFIGNSITHGANLDDPLDDAPPVIATAYLRKQANIRTVNYSNQGYSGFTTVDFLPSTGTAFKKVEVAAAAFEDKKAQLIFSIKLGTNDSAIQGPNGSPVAPGAYQQNLKTIADNLLKEFPGCIIIFQHPIWYSPNTYNGAKYLQEGLSRLQSYIPLIDQLVADYAKTQPKQVFVGDTDAFGYFKKNYLTDLTPEDGHQGTFYLHPNKKGAAALGTFWAKAILKVLKQR, translated from the coding sequence ATGTTTAAGATAAATTTAACTAAAGCGTTTTTACTTACGGTATTAACTGGAGCAATCTGCGTGTATTCTTCCTCCGCCCAAACCGTCAAACAAAACCTCAACATTGTCTTTATCGGCAACAGTATTACACACGGGGCTAATCTTGATGATCCGCTGGACGACGCACCACCGGTTATTGCTACCGCATATTTAAGGAAACAGGCCAATATCCGTACGGTTAACTATTCAAACCAGGGATACAGCGGTTTTACCACGGTTGATTTTTTACCATCTACAGGTACTGCCTTCAAAAAAGTGGAGGTGGCAGCGGCAGCATTTGAAGATAAAAAGGCGCAACTTATATTTTCCATCAAGTTAGGTACTAATGACAGCGCTATTCAGGGGCCAAACGGCTCGCCGGTTGCGCCCGGGGCCTATCAGCAAAATTTAAAAACCATAGCCGATAACCTGTTAAAGGAATTTCCGGGATGTATCATCATTTTTCAGCATCCTATCTGGTACAGCCCAAATACCTATAATGGCGCCAAATACCTGCAGGAAGGCCTATCCAGGCTGCAAAGCTATATCCCGCTGATTGACCAACTGGTTGCTGATTATGCCAAAACGCAGCCAAAACAAGTATTTGTTGGTGATACAGATGCTTTCGGCTATTTCAAAAAAAATTATTTAACCGACCTCACCCCCGAAGACGGTCACCAGGGTACATTTTACCTGCATCCCAATAAAAAAGGCGCAGCGGCTTTAGGTACTTTTTGGGCTAAAGCCATTCTCAAAGTGCTTAAACAGCGATAG
- a CDS encoding cadherin-like beta sandwich domain-containing protein codes for MADYIDKAIKKIPAGGGSISTISTFTDPIGSEPIPITTDVDGNVYYATKNAVWKISADGGAVVLFATGNYASVMAIDRFGNLFMNDGNSVIIINSGGYTIDKPLPAGLSFDKTTGVISGTPVALSPAKTYTITAYNAAGSSSATINIDKTGASVNLSALTLSSGTLSPVFDPLKTSYTATTTSEFITVTPVATDATATIKINGTDVQSGNASPNITLNPGINTVNIVVSSVGGTATKTYSITITKEASGYALLKMTLSTGSELTYVSTSSQVNYFSASVTPGTASLTLTPTASAPGATITVNGTPVTSGTASQSIAINTNPTIITAVLTAADGITKRTYAVSVYKNGSSDISLKQMTLSTGSTLTYASGANQVAYFYASVSPGTASLTLAPTATDPNATIKVDGTPVTSGTASQSIALTTNPTIISVQVTAQDGVTQRTYAVSVYKNGSSNAILSNLTLSTGSDLTFVSNANQVNTYSASVTPGTNTLGVIPTASDPGATITVNGSPVVSGSVSQLIAINANPTVIPVEVTAADGITKRTTLLFVYKNGSSDVSVSMTLSAGSMLTHVSGANHSSNFSATVAAGTTSTTLTAVPNTPGAVITVNGLPVTSGVPSQSIALNTDPTIITVQVTAQDGVTTRTYSISVTHAAGQVFNSIYEAVSVSNPIDKPQLTGEEINVHMGLSPNGDGINDFLLIDGIANYPDNKLTIINRAGQVVFEAKNYDNSTKVFDGHSTKNGKLQLPGTYFYALDYKINGIARHKTGYIVMKY; via the coding sequence GTGGCAGATTATATAGACAAGGCAATTAAGAAAATCCCAGCAGGCGGGGGCTCTATCTCTACGATAAGTACGTTTACTGACCCTATTGGCAGTGAACCTATACCCATAACAACCGACGTGGATGGAAATGTTTATTATGCAACCAAAAACGCGGTATGGAAAATCTCTGCGGACGGAGGCGCTGTAGTTCTTTTTGCGACAGGAAATTACGCTTCTGTTATGGCGATAGACAGATTTGGGAATTTGTTTATGAATGATGGGAACAGCGTTATTATAATAAATTCCGGTGGCTATACTATTGACAAGCCTTTACCTGCCGGCTTAAGTTTTGATAAAACTACGGGGGTTATCAGCGGGACACCGGTTGCATTAAGCCCCGCAAAAACGTATACGATCACCGCTTATAATGCGGCTGGCAGCAGTTCGGCAACCATAAATATTGATAAAACAGGTGCATCGGTTAATCTTAGCGCCCTAACATTAAGCAGCGGCACCTTATCTCCTGTATTTGATCCCCTAAAAACGAGTTATACAGCAACAACAACCAGTGAATTTATCACCGTAACCCCGGTAGCTACAGATGCAACAGCAACTATTAAAATAAACGGAACGGACGTACAGTCAGGCAATGCATCGCCTAATATAACTTTAAACCCCGGCATTAATACCGTAAACATTGTAGTAAGCTCGGTTGGGGGAACCGCCACCAAAACCTATTCTATAACGATTACCAAGGAAGCATCGGGGTATGCATTGCTGAAAATGACACTGAGTACAGGTTCAGAACTTACCTATGTGTCTACTTCAAGCCAGGTGAATTATTTTTCAGCCTCGGTAACACCGGGAACCGCATCGCTTACCTTAACGCCAACGGCCAGCGCCCCCGGGGCTACAATAACAGTAAACGGAACACCTGTTACATCAGGAACAGCATCGCAAAGCATCGCGATTAATACCAATCCCACTATTATTACAGCGGTGCTTACCGCAGCCGATGGCATTACCAAAAGAACCTATGCTGTTTCGGTTTACAAAAATGGTTCAAGCGATATAAGCCTGAAGCAGATGACGCTCAGTACAGGGTCAACCCTTACTTATGCTTCCGGTGCAAACCAGGTGGCTTATTTTTACGCGTCGGTATCGCCGGGCACTGCGTCGCTTACCCTGGCACCTACGGCCACTGATCCTAACGCCACGATTAAGGTTGATGGTACGCCGGTAACGTCGGGAACAGCTTCGCAAAGCATTGCGCTGACTACCAACCCCACAATTATTTCGGTACAGGTAACGGCCCAGGATGGGGTTACCCAAAGAACGTATGCTGTATCCGTCTACAAAAACGGTTCAAGTAATGCTATTTTAAGCAACCTGACACTGAGCACGGGTTCGGACCTTACTTTTGTTTCCAACGCAAACCAGGTGAATACTTATTCTGCCTCGGTAACACCGGGCACCAATACGCTTGGGGTAATCCCTACAGCCAGCGACCCGGGCGCTACGATAACAGTGAACGGTAGTCCGGTAGTATCCGGATCAGTATCGCAGCTTATCGCAATCAATGCCAACCCTACAGTCATCCCGGTAGAGGTTACCGCCGCGGATGGCATTACCAAAAGAACTACGCTTTTATTTGTTTACAAAAACGGCTCCAGCGATGTCAGCGTGTCAATGACGCTGAGCGCAGGTTCAATGCTTACTCATGTTTCCGGCGCAAATCACTCGAGTAATTTTTCAGCAACGGTAGCAGCGGGCACCACTTCAACCACCCTGACGGCAGTACCCAACACCCCTGGCGCTGTAATTACCGTGAACGGGTTACCGGTAACTTCCGGAGTCCCATCGCAAAGCATCGCGTTGAATACCGACCCGACAATCATTACGGTGCAGGTAACGGCCCAGGATGGGGTTACTACCCGGACCTACTCCATATCAGTAACGCATGCAGCAGGCCAGGTATTCAACAGTATTTATGAAGCAGTGAGTGTAAGCAACCCCATCGATAAGCCGCAACTAACAGGGGAAGAGATCAACGTTCACATGGGCCTGTCGCCTAATGGAGACGGCATCAATGATTTTCTGCTGATAGACGGGATTGCCAATTATCCCGATAATAAACTAACCATTATAAACCGGGCCGGGCAAGTAGTGTTTGAGGCTAAAAACTATGATAACAGCACCAAAGTATTTGACGGGCATTCCACTAAAAACGGGAAACTGCAACTACCCGGTACTTATTTTTACGCGCTGGATTACAAGATCAATGGAATTGCCAGGCACAAAACTGGATATATTGTGATGAAATATTAA
- a CDS encoding NHL repeat-containing protein: MVNNEVKKIPAGGNSTSIVASGFYWPTGLAMDALGDIYINDFLNTAIKEIPADGGPVTTLLSGVRVEGFVLDASKNMYFIEQGKTTIKKFQRAGGTPSL, encoded by the coding sequence ATGGTTAATAATGAAGTAAAAAAAATCCCAGCAGGCGGAAACTCGACATCGATTGTAGCTTCCGGATTTTATTGGCCCACCGGATTAGCAATGGATGCTTTGGGTGATATTTACATCAACGACTTCTTAAATACGGCTATAAAGGAAATTCCGGCTGACGGCGGGCCGGTTACTACCCTGTTATCCGGTGTGCGTGTAGAAGGATTCGTATTAGATGCCTCAAAAAACATGTATTTTATTGAGCAAGGGAAAACTACGATAAAAAAATTCCAGCGGGCGGGGGGAACCCCGTCACTATAG
- a CDS encoding NHL repeat-containing protein, with the protein MKKLYPFLSTALSAKQLRHLAAMAVILCFAVLLPVELFAQAPVISYATPQTYTVGTAISPLVPSNTGGAIATSITLASGAFTPAALAVDTAGNVYFVDLVQGVKKIPAAGGPPVSVGSGFSQPIGVGVDEAGNVYVADKGTHAIYKLLAGGGVVTVASGLGGLTAMAVDPAGDLFISDGSNTFSIPGTVNFQCNGCKPTAMTADGQGNGYFLSGANNSNLYEMLNITAVIPLHNPLDIAADLQGNIFYTALNSNLIKEIPFGGGIPVSFSSDIANPHTITVDKKGNIYVGSSGPTSVIQKFILVFILSIKHCRRA; encoded by the coding sequence GTGAAAAAACTTTATCCTTTCCTTAGCACAGCTCTTTCCGCAAAACAATTGAGGCATTTAGCCGCAATGGCGGTCATTTTATGTTTTGCAGTGTTGTTGCCAGTTGAATTATTTGCGCAGGCGCCTGTGATCAGCTATGCAACGCCGCAAACTTATACTGTTGGTACAGCCATATCCCCGCTTGTTCCGTCAAATACCGGGGGAGCTATCGCTACCTCTATTACCCTTGCTTCCGGCGCTTTTACACCTGCCGCACTGGCTGTTGATACCGCAGGAAATGTTTATTTTGTGGATCTTGTGCAGGGCGTGAAAAAGATCCCTGCTGCGGGAGGGCCGCCGGTGAGCGTTGGTTCAGGGTTCAGTCAACCAATCGGCGTAGGCGTTGATGAGGCAGGAAACGTGTATGTTGCGGATAAAGGTACTCACGCCATATATAAACTTCTTGCAGGCGGCGGGGTTGTTACTGTTGCCTCAGGATTGGGCGGGCTCACTGCGATGGCTGTTGATCCCGCCGGCGATTTATTTATAAGCGATGGGAGCAATACATTTAGTATTCCAGGTACCGTCAATTTTCAATGCAATGGTTGTAAACCTACCGCAATGACGGCGGACGGCCAGGGAAATGGGTATTTTCTTTCCGGAGCCAACAATAGCAACCTGTACGAGATGCTGAATATCACCGCCGTAATCCCACTTCATAACCCGCTGGATATCGCAGCTGATTTGCAGGGTAATATATTTTATACTGCGCTTAACAGCAATTTAATAAAAGAAATTCCCTTCGGCGGTGGAATTCCAGTCAGCTTCAGTTCGGATATTGCGAATCCCCATACGATAACGGTTGACAAAAAAGGCAATATTTACGTCGGCAGTTCCGGCCCAACAAGCGTAATCCAAAAATTTATCCTGGTGTTTATTCTGTCAATAAAGCACTGCCGCCGGGCTTAA
- a CDS encoding S41 family peptidase: MNKGKVLFKKYRKQIFFGGILTLAVATWSFKDDLFQISKNLDVFASVYKEVNINYVDDINSEKMIKTGVDAMLDGLDPYTEFVPESEIEDYKLHYVSTQYGGIGAGIFARKSKVYVSDVFEGFPAQKADIRPGDELVKINDIVLEGKNNDQVGILLKGAKGATIKLSVRRGSAPVFDKTLVRDEIKQPNVSYYGMVDGNMGYIKLDKFLENSADEVTNALSQLKKNNPNGIILDLRSNGGGILQEAVKIVNLFVPKDVEIVSQIGKIKEKNFTYKTTGTPMEPDLPLVVLVNSHSASASEIVAGSLQDLDRAIIIGQRSYGKGLVQQTFNLPYNSLVKITIAKYYVPSGRCIQAIDYTHRKDDGTVLKVADSLIHEYKTKDGRSVYDGSGIYPDIFIKQDHFANVTEALVGKLLIFDYATRYRDTHSSLNDPRTFSLSDADYAEFVKYLDDKNYSYNTGSEKLLADLKKEATKEKQFTAIQSEYDALKTKMDASKKNDLQLHKDEIKQVLENEIVSRYYFEKGRYETNFKYDKELAQAVKVMQDKQMVASILKGEGTYKVIGKPVLAMVGKKAADDDADNK, encoded by the coding sequence ATGAATAAGGGAAAAGTGCTATTTAAAAAATACAGAAAGCAAATTTTTTTTGGCGGGATATTAACGCTTGCGGTAGCTACCTGGAGTTTTAAGGATGATCTTTTCCAGATCTCAAAAAACCTGGATGTGTTCGCTTCTGTATACAAAGAGGTCAATATTAACTACGTTGACGATATCAACTCCGAAAAAATGATAAAAACAGGTGTTGATGCCATGCTGGATGGTCTCGACCCTTATACGGAGTTCGTCCCCGAATCCGAAATAGAAGATTATAAACTGCATTATGTGAGCACACAATACGGCGGTATCGGCGCCGGAATATTTGCACGAAAGAGTAAAGTATATGTATCGGACGTGTTTGAGGGCTTCCCTGCCCAAAAGGCTGACATAAGGCCAGGCGACGAATTGGTTAAAATTAATGATATTGTACTTGAAGGTAAAAATAACGATCAGGTAGGTATTCTTCTGAAAGGCGCAAAAGGCGCCACCATAAAATTGAGCGTACGGCGCGGATCTGCTCCGGTTTTTGATAAAACGCTGGTACGTGACGAAATCAAACAGCCCAATGTTTCCTATTATGGCATGGTTGACGGCAATATGGGTTATATTAAACTGGATAAATTCCTGGAGAACTCTGCCGACGAAGTTACGAATGCGCTATCCCAGCTAAAAAAGAATAACCCCAACGGCATTATCCTTGACCTCCGCTCCAACGGAGGCGGTATTTTACAGGAAGCCGTGAAAATAGTGAACCTGTTTGTCCCCAAAGATGTTGAAATCGTATCGCAGATAGGAAAAATAAAAGAAAAAAATTTCACCTACAAAACTACCGGGACGCCAATGGAACCCGATTTGCCATTAGTTGTACTGGTTAACAGCCATTCAGCTTCCGCATCCGAAATTGTTGCCGGGTCGTTGCAGGATCTTGACCGGGCCATTATCATCGGCCAGCGAAGCTATGGCAAAGGACTGGTTCAGCAAACCTTCAATTTGCCCTACAACAGTTTGGTGAAGATCACTATTGCCAAATACTATGTCCCCTCTGGCCGTTGCATACAGGCGATTGATTATACGCACCGCAAGGATGACGGCACTGTATTGAAGGTTGCCGACTCGCTGATCCATGAATATAAAACCAAAGACGGGCGCTCTGTTTATGATGGCAGCGGCATTTACCCGGATATTTTTATCAAACAGGATCATTTTGCTAATGTAACGGAGGCGCTTGTGGGCAAACTGCTGATATTTGATTACGCTACCCGCTACCGCGACACCCATTCGAGCCTGAATGACCCGCGTACTTTCAGTTTATCTGATGCTGATTACGCTGAATTTGTGAAGTACCTGGACGATAAAAATTACAGCTATAACACAGGATCTGAAAAGTTATTGGCCGACCTGAAAAAAGAGGCTACCAAAGAAAAACAATTTACAGCCATTCAAAGTGAATATGACGCCTTAAAGACCAAAATGGATGCCAGCAAAAAAAATGATTTACAACTGCATAAAGATGAAATAAAACAAGTGCTGGAGAACGAGATCGTGTCGCGCTATTATTTTGAAAAGGGCCGTTACGAAACTAATTTTAAATATGATAAAGAGCTTGCCCAGGCCGTAAAAGTGATGCAGGACAAGCAAATGGTGGCATCCATCTTAAAAGGCGAAGGCACATACAAAGTGATCGGTAAGCCTGTGCTGGCCATGGTGGGTAAAAAGGCTGCCGATGACGATGCGGATAACAAATAA
- a CDS encoding CsbD family protein, whose translation MAEISITNKDWERVKIKLQRKYNHLTDEQLQYTEGQEDSLITKIMELVHRDRNYVLFTLKKALVNIDNNRL comes from the coding sequence ATGGCCGAGATAAGCATCACCAACAAGGATTGGGAACGTGTAAAAATTAAACTTCAAAGGAAATACAACCACCTGACTGACGAACAATTGCAATATACAGAGGGCCAGGAAGACAGCCTGATCACTAAAATAATGGAATTGGTACACCGCGACAGGAATTATGTACTATTTACCCTTAAAAAGGCGTTAGTAAATATTGATAATAACAGGCTGTAA
- a CDS encoding porin family protein, with amino-acid sequence MKKVLLSTALLIAVCISAKAQFSLGIKGGVNYSTINSDNLKSSSVAGYQAGLFARIGTGLYLQPEVYVSSTGGHFQSNDNAYSGNVKFTNLNVPLLVGYKFGPSNLNFRVMAGPIYTSVLSRDESLSQNFSTAYNDFGHYRNSTLGYQAGFGVDIGAITADLRYEGNLTDVNPDFGQRQNLWALSVGFKIL; translated from the coding sequence ATGAAAAAAGTTCTTTTAAGTACGGCCTTACTGATCGCGGTATGCATCAGCGCGAAGGCGCAATTCTCCCTGGGAATTAAAGGTGGTGTAAATTATTCAACCATCAACTCCGACAATTTAAAAAGCTCGAGTGTTGCCGGCTACCAGGCAGGTTTGTTTGCAAGGATAGGCACCGGCCTTTACCTGCAACCCGAAGTTTATGTGAGCAGCACCGGCGGCCATTTTCAATCAAATGACAATGCCTACAGCGGCAACGTAAAATTCACCAATTTAAATGTGCCATTATTGGTGGGTTACAAATTTGGCCCCAGCAATTTAAACTTCAGGGTAATGGCAGGCCCTATTTACACCTCGGTGTTAAGCAGGGACGAAAGTTTATCGCAAAACTTTAGTACTGCTTACAATGATTTTGGGCATTACCGCAACAGTACGCTGGGCTACCAGGCCGGCTTTGGCGTTGATATTGGCGCCATTACTGCAGATTTGCGTTACGAAGGAAACCTTACCGATGTAAACCCCGATTTTGGGCAACGACAAAATTTATGGGCCCTGAGCGTCGGCTTTAAGATCCTCTAA